From Brachionichthys hirsutus isolate HB-005 chromosome 2, CSIRO-AGI_Bhir_v1, whole genome shotgun sequence, one genomic window encodes:
- the mad2l2 gene encoding mitotic spindle assembly checkpoint protein MAD2B has translation MTTLTRQDLNFGQVVADVLCEFLEVAIHLILYVREVYPSGIFQKRKKYNVPVQMSCHPELNQYIQDTLHCVKPLIEKNDAEKVVVVIMDKEHHPVERFVFEISQPTLLSISSDTLLSHVEQLLRAFILKISVCDAVLNNNPPGCSFTVLVHTRDAATRNMEKVQVIKDFPWIVADEQEVHMQEPRLIPLKTMTSDIVKMQLYVEERAQKM, from the exons ATGACAACTTTAACCAGGCAGGACCTTAATTTTGGACAAG TGGTTGCTGACGTCTTATGTGAATTTCTGGAGGTTGCAATTCATCTAATTCTTTATGTTCGTGAAGTGTATCCCTCTGGAATATttcagaagagaaagaaatacaATGTGcccgtgcag ATGTCATGTCACCCAGAGCTGAATCAGTACATCCAAGATACACTTCATTGTGTGAAGCCGCTCATTGAGAAG aatGACGCAGAGAAGGTGGTCGTGGTCATTATGGATAAAGAGCATCACCCAGTAGAGAGATTTGTGTTTGAGATTTCCCAACCTACTCTGCTGTCTATCAG CTCAGACACATTATTATCACATGTGGAGCAGCTGCTGAGGGCGTTCATCCTGAagatcagtgtgtgtgatgctgtTTTAAATAATAACCCACCAG GCTGTTCTTTCACCGTCCTCGTGCATACCAGAGATGCCGCTACACGCAACATGGAGAAGGTCCAGGTCATCAAG GATTTTCCGTGGATCGTTGCTGACGAGCAGGAGGTCCACATGCAGGAACCTAGACTGATCCCACTGAAGACTATGACGTCTGATATAGTCAAA ATGCAGCTCTATGTGGAAGAGAGGGCCCAGAAAATGTAG
- the LOC137902690 gene encoding LOW QUALITY PROTEIN: solute carrier family 25 member 45 (The sequence of the model RefSeq protein was modified relative to this genomic sequence to represent the inferred CDS: inserted 1 base in 1 codon), with amino-acid sequence MTFMEFMAGSISGALGVVIGYPADTVKVRLQTQSGYKGIFHCIAKTCTHEGLHGFFKGMAFPMLTTGIINSVVLFGAYSNGLDYITQSKSSSHGQAEPASAAQIFTAGCFSGLMQVFVSAPIDLVKVRLQGQAAADRYQGAIHCVAAILKEDGPRGLFRGRVALGMRDIPSYGLYFLPYQMIMKALTENGQQPGTFAILMAGGVAGTVTWAAATPMDLVKARLQMSGAGGREYSGVLHCLRESVREEGLRVLSKGLLLNXPVNAVIFLSYESMMKAFRPPAG; translated from the exons ATGACTTTCATGGAATTCATGGCTGGAAGCATTTCag GAGCGTTGGGCGTGGTCATTGGCTATCCAGCGGACACTGTGAAA GTTCGCCTGCAGACCCAGTCGGGGTACAAAGGGATTTTTCACTGTATAGCTAAAACATGCACTCATGAAGGG CTCCATGGATTCTTTAAAGGCATGGCATTTCCGATGCTTACCACAGGCATCATCAATTCAGTTGTACTATTTGGTGCTTATAGTAATGGTCTGGATTACATCACCCAGTCGAAGAGCAGCAGCCACGGTCAAGCTGAACCGGCCTCTGCTGCACAAATCTTCACTGCTGGCTGCTTCTCGGGCCTGATGCAG gtgtttgtttctgcaCCTATTGACCTGGTGAAGGTCCGTCTGCAGGGTCAAGCGGCTGCCGACCGATACCAGGGAGCCATTCACTGTGTCGCTGCCATCCTGAAGGAGGACGGTCCCAGGGGTCTGTTCAGAGGCAGGGTAGCCCTCGGCATGAGAGACATTCCCAGCTATGGACTCTACTTCCTGCCTTATCAGATGATAATGAAGGCTCTGACAGAGAATGGCCAACAGCCAG GGACATTTGCAATATTGATGGCGGGCGGCGTAGCAGGCACGGTCACCTGGGCCGCTGCCACGCCCATGGATCTGGTGAAGGCCCGGCTCCAGATGTCAGGGGCCGGCGGGCGGGAGTACAGCGGGGTCCTCCACTGCTTGAGAGAGAGCGTCAGAGAGGAGGGCCTGAGGGTCCTGTCTAAAGGCCTCCTCCTCA AGCCTGTCAATGCCGTCATCTTCCTCAGCTACGAGAGTATGATGAAGGCTTTCCGTCCGCCAGCAGGATGA